In Hippoglossus stenolepis isolate QCI-W04-F060 chromosome 21, HSTE1.2, whole genome shotgun sequence, one DNA window encodes the following:
- the osbpl7 gene encoding oxysterol-binding protein-related protein 7 isoform X5 encodes MDSYGSSLNRSQSLASGLEKTSPTWKPSHSRSSSTVSSRHSRQIIKDWEVIDDLHGETHTGSENPQEVSTPGICEGYLLKRRKWPLKGWHKRYFVLEAGILRYSKNQQDVSRGRVQGSLDVSLAVMSINKKSNRIDLDAGDILYHMKAKSHELFYIWVTKLQAHRLFKKKEAAHGHSGFIHTLCLSAGGAQRNGDVVVHSAAASGALPSPNTAVNSKVSAWLQQSRDPDTCVQELNRCHLDLSELNRLILRLQALEAGQAFSNGELQRIISTQNLSLEKPKKPKSGKIWGHSRTLSRVEVLGMVRRPIRGISKSLSSSHLNSSPQLGASAPSIPEYVYSQLSPPTVASPEGKKIQQDICATSLRVLTSLKSVHETLSQERQKVQEVWESNIRQSNALVEPAAVRRSSHGPPSVADSAAEYFDASDDIICGGSSEGSEESGLSDGSTTNSEPEEGHASATRKYRASISKTPNSVAPKSTGGRTTLPAHCPDNSHVGLMAILYNNIGKDLARVSMPAALNEPVNLLQRLCEELEYSELLDTANNTPDPYQRMVYIAAFAISGYSTATFRNHYKPFNPVLGETFECVREDRGFRLVCEQVCHHPPISACHADSDNFSFWQDQRWKNKFWGKSLEILPTGMVNVTLPRYGDHYEWNKVVTCIHNVLSQQRYLEHYGEVTIQNLKSNVCTCKITFVKSRYWGSDMNKNEVQGTVLDQSGSVIHRFGGLWHEGIVCDTLPTPNCVWKPNPQPKDHQLYYGFSSFAMELNELHPDLKPLLPPTDSRLRPDQRLLEEGQVDEADRKKDGIEEFQRAWRKELGKKGEEHVPRFFKKAKDSCGRDVWLTNRTYWKLRENPGFAKTQNITLW; translated from the exons ATGGATTCTTACGGCTCCTCGCTGAACCGCAGCCAGTCGCTGGCGAGCGGCCTGGAGAAGACGTCGCCCACGTGGAAACCGTCCCACTCGcggagcagcagcactgtgtcGTCCCGTCACtccagacag ATAATCAAAGACTGGGAGGTGATTGACGACCTTcatggagaaactcacacaggaAGCGAGAACCCTCAGGAAGTGTCGACCCCGGGGATCTGTGAAGGGTATCTGCtcaagaggaggaagtggccACTGAAAGGTTGGcacaag CGATACTTTGTCTTGGAAGCCGGGATCCTGCGCTACTCCAAAAATCAACAAGAT GTCTCCAGGGGGCGGGTCCAGGGCTCTCTGGACGTGAGCCTGGCTGTAATGTCCATAAATAAGAAATCGAACCGTATTGACCTGGATGCAGGAGACATCCTCTATCACATGAAG GCAAAGAGCCATGAACTCTTCTACATCTGGGTGACCAAGCTCCAGGCCCATCGCCTGTTCAAGAAGAAGGAGGCGGCTCATGGTCACAGCGGCTTCATCCACACGCTGTGCCTCAGCGCCGGAGGAGCTCAGAGAAACGGAGACGTG GTGGTTCATTCAGCTGCAGCGTCCGGAGCTCTGCCGTCACCAAACACCGCCGTCAACAGCAAGGTCTCTGCCTGGCTGCAGCAGAGTCGAGACCCGGACACCTGCGTTCAAG AGCTCAACCGATGCCACTTGGACCTGTCGGAGCTAAACCGCCTAATCCTGAGGCTGCAGGCGCTGGAGGCCGGCCAGGCTTTCAGCAACGGAGAACTGCAGCGAATCATCAGCACACAG AATCTTTCTCTGGAGAAGCCGAAGAAGCCAAAGTCGGGGAAGATATGGGGCCACTCGCGCACGCTGTCCAGAGTGGAGGTCCTGGGAATGGTAAGACGG CCTATTCGAGGGATTTCCAAATCA CTGTCCTCCAGTCACCTGAACAGCTCACCTCAACTCGGGGCATCGGCCCCCTCCATCCCAGAATACGTCTACTCTCAGCTGTCCCCTCCCACCGTCGCGTCGCCCGAGGGCAAGAAAATCCAGCAGGACATCTGTGCCACGTCGCTACGAG TGCTCACATCCCTGAAGTCAGTTCATGAGACTCTGTcccaggagagacagaaagtacAAGAAGTCTGGGAATCGAACATCCGCCAGTCGAACGCGTTAGTCGAG cCTGCAGCGGTGAGGCGTTCCTCCCACGGACCTCCTTCGGTGGCAGATTCGGCGGCGGAGTACTTTGACGCCAGCGATGACATCATCTGCGGTGGTTCCTCTGAGGGGTCGGAGGAATCAGGACTCAGTGACGGGAGCACGACCAACTCGGAGCCCGAGGAGGGACACG CGTCGGCCACCAGAAAGTACCGCGCCAGCATTTCCAAGACTCCAAACAGCGTCGCTCCCAAGAGCACCGGAGGTCGAACCACGCTTCCTGCTCACTGTCCCGACAACAGCCACGTGGGCCTCATGGCCATTCTCTACAACAACATAG GTAAAGACCTGGCCCGGGTGTCCATGCCTGCTGCTCTCAATGAGCCCGTGAACCTGCTGCAGCGGCTGTGTGAGGAGCTGGAGTACAGCGAGCTGCTGGACACCGCCAACAACACGCCGGACCCCTACCAGAGGATG GTTTACATTGCGGCCTTTGCTATCTCCGGTTACTCCACTGCGACGTTCAGGAACCACTACAAACCCTTCAACCCGGTGCTGGGAGAGACCTTCGAGTGCGTCAGAGAGGACCGCGGCTTCCGCCTCGTCTGCGAGCAG GTCTGTCACCACCCCCCCATCTCCGCCTGCCACGCAGACTCAGACAACTTCTCTTTTTGGCAAG ACCAGCGATGGAAGAATAAATTCTGGGGGAAGTCTCTGGAGATTCTGCCGACCGGCATGGTGAACGTGACTCTTCCAAG ATACGGTGACCACTACGAGTGGAACAAGGTCGTGACCTGCATCCACAACGTGCTGAGTCAGCAGCGTTATCTGGAGCACTACGGCGAGGTCACCATCCAAAACCTCAAGAGCAACGTCTGCACTTGCAAGATAACGTTCGTCAAG TCTCGTTATTGGGGTTCAGACATGAATAAGAACGAGGTGCAGGGCACGGTGCTGGACCAGAGCGGGAGCGTCATCCACCGGTTCGGAGGGCTGTGGCATGAGGGCATCGTCTGCGACACTCTGCCGACGCCAAACTGTGTCTGGAAGCCAA ATCCCCAGCCGAAGGATCACCAGCTCTACTACGGCTTCTCCAGCTTCGCCATGGAGCTGAACGAGCTCCACCCGGACCTGAAGCCTCTGCTGCCTCCCACAGACAGCCGCCTGCGCCCGGACCAGAG GCTGCTGGAGGAGGGACAGGTGGACGAGGcggacagaaagaaagacggCATCGAGGAGTTCCAGAGGGCCTGGAGGAAAGAGCTCGGAAAGAAGGGGGAAGAGCACGTTCCACGATTTTTCAA GAAAGCCAAAGACTCCTGTGGACGGGACGTGTGGTTGACCAACAGAACTTACTGGAAGCTCCGGGAGAATCCAGGTTTTGCTAAAACTCAAAACATAACTCTGTGGTGA
- the osbpl7 gene encoding oxysterol-binding protein-related protein 7 isoform X6, which yields MDSYGSSLNRSQSLASGLEKTSPTWKPSHSRSSSTVSSRHSRQIIKDWEVIDDLHGETHTGSENPQEVSTPGICEGYLLKRRKWPLKGWHKRYFVLEAGILRYSKNQQDVSRGRVQGSLDVSLAVMSINKKSNRIDLDAGDILYHMKAKSHELFYIWVTKLQAHRLFKKKEAAHGHSGFIHTLCLSAGGAQRNGDVVVHSAAASGALPSPNTAVNSKVSAWLQQSRDPDTCVQELNRCHLDLSELNRLILRLQALEAGQAFSNGELQRIISTQNLSLEKPKKPKSGKIWGHSRTLSRVEVLGMLSSSHLNSSPQLGASAPSIPEYVYSQLSPPTVASPEGKKIQQDICATSLRVLTSLKSVHETLSQERQKVQEVWESNIRQSNALVEPAAVRRSSHGPPSVADSAAEYFDASDDIICGGSSEGSEESGLSDGSTTNSEPEEGHASATRKYRASISKTPNSVAPKSTGGRTTLPAHCPDNSHVGLMAILYNNIGKDLARVSMPAALNEPVNLLQRLCEELEYSELLDTANNTPDPYQRMVYIAAFAISGYSTATFRNHYKPFNPVLGETFECVREDRGFRLVCEQVCHHPPISACHADSDNFSFWQDQRWKNKFWGKSLEILPTGMVNVTLPRYGDHYEWNKVVTCIHNVLSQQRYLEHYGEVTIQNLKSNVCTCKITFVKSRYWGSDMNKNEVQGTVLDQSGSVIHRFGGLWHEGIVCDTLPTPNCVWKPNPQPKDHQLYYGFSSFAMELNELHPDLKPLLPPTDSRLRPDQRLLEEGQVDEADRKKDGIEEFQRAWRKELGKKGEEHVPRFFKKAKDSCGRDVWLTNRTYWKLRENPGFAKTQNITLW from the exons ATGGATTCTTACGGCTCCTCGCTGAACCGCAGCCAGTCGCTGGCGAGCGGCCTGGAGAAGACGTCGCCCACGTGGAAACCGTCCCACTCGcggagcagcagcactgtgtcGTCCCGTCACtccagacag ATAATCAAAGACTGGGAGGTGATTGACGACCTTcatggagaaactcacacaggaAGCGAGAACCCTCAGGAAGTGTCGACCCCGGGGATCTGTGAAGGGTATCTGCtcaagaggaggaagtggccACTGAAAGGTTGGcacaag CGATACTTTGTCTTGGAAGCCGGGATCCTGCGCTACTCCAAAAATCAACAAGAT GTCTCCAGGGGGCGGGTCCAGGGCTCTCTGGACGTGAGCCTGGCTGTAATGTCCATAAATAAGAAATCGAACCGTATTGACCTGGATGCAGGAGACATCCTCTATCACATGAAG GCAAAGAGCCATGAACTCTTCTACATCTGGGTGACCAAGCTCCAGGCCCATCGCCTGTTCAAGAAGAAGGAGGCGGCTCATGGTCACAGCGGCTTCATCCACACGCTGTGCCTCAGCGCCGGAGGAGCTCAGAGAAACGGAGACGTG GTGGTTCATTCAGCTGCAGCGTCCGGAGCTCTGCCGTCACCAAACACCGCCGTCAACAGCAAGGTCTCTGCCTGGCTGCAGCAGAGTCGAGACCCGGACACCTGCGTTCAAG AGCTCAACCGATGCCACTTGGACCTGTCGGAGCTAAACCGCCTAATCCTGAGGCTGCAGGCGCTGGAGGCCGGCCAGGCTTTCAGCAACGGAGAACTGCAGCGAATCATCAGCACACAG AATCTTTCTCTGGAGAAGCCGAAGAAGCCAAAGTCGGGGAAGATATGGGGCCACTCGCGCACGCTGTCCAGAGTGGAGGTCCTGGGAATG CTGTCCTCCAGTCACCTGAACAGCTCACCTCAACTCGGGGCATCGGCCCCCTCCATCCCAGAATACGTCTACTCTCAGCTGTCCCCTCCCACCGTCGCGTCGCCCGAGGGCAAGAAAATCCAGCAGGACATCTGTGCCACGTCGCTACGAG TGCTCACATCCCTGAAGTCAGTTCATGAGACTCTGTcccaggagagacagaaagtacAAGAAGTCTGGGAATCGAACATCCGCCAGTCGAACGCGTTAGTCGAG cCTGCAGCGGTGAGGCGTTCCTCCCACGGACCTCCTTCGGTGGCAGATTCGGCGGCGGAGTACTTTGACGCCAGCGATGACATCATCTGCGGTGGTTCCTCTGAGGGGTCGGAGGAATCAGGACTCAGTGACGGGAGCACGACCAACTCGGAGCCCGAGGAGGGACACG CGTCGGCCACCAGAAAGTACCGCGCCAGCATTTCCAAGACTCCAAACAGCGTCGCTCCCAAGAGCACCGGAGGTCGAACCACGCTTCCTGCTCACTGTCCCGACAACAGCCACGTGGGCCTCATGGCCATTCTCTACAACAACATAG GTAAAGACCTGGCCCGGGTGTCCATGCCTGCTGCTCTCAATGAGCCCGTGAACCTGCTGCAGCGGCTGTGTGAGGAGCTGGAGTACAGCGAGCTGCTGGACACCGCCAACAACACGCCGGACCCCTACCAGAGGATG GTTTACATTGCGGCCTTTGCTATCTCCGGTTACTCCACTGCGACGTTCAGGAACCACTACAAACCCTTCAACCCGGTGCTGGGAGAGACCTTCGAGTGCGTCAGAGAGGACCGCGGCTTCCGCCTCGTCTGCGAGCAG GTCTGTCACCACCCCCCCATCTCCGCCTGCCACGCAGACTCAGACAACTTCTCTTTTTGGCAAG ACCAGCGATGGAAGAATAAATTCTGGGGGAAGTCTCTGGAGATTCTGCCGACCGGCATGGTGAACGTGACTCTTCCAAG ATACGGTGACCACTACGAGTGGAACAAGGTCGTGACCTGCATCCACAACGTGCTGAGTCAGCAGCGTTATCTGGAGCACTACGGCGAGGTCACCATCCAAAACCTCAAGAGCAACGTCTGCACTTGCAAGATAACGTTCGTCAAG TCTCGTTATTGGGGTTCAGACATGAATAAGAACGAGGTGCAGGGCACGGTGCTGGACCAGAGCGGGAGCGTCATCCACCGGTTCGGAGGGCTGTGGCATGAGGGCATCGTCTGCGACACTCTGCCGACGCCAAACTGTGTCTGGAAGCCAA ATCCCCAGCCGAAGGATCACCAGCTCTACTACGGCTTCTCCAGCTTCGCCATGGAGCTGAACGAGCTCCACCCGGACCTGAAGCCTCTGCTGCCTCCCACAGACAGCCGCCTGCGCCCGGACCAGAG GCTGCTGGAGGAGGGACAGGTGGACGAGGcggacagaaagaaagacggCATCGAGGAGTTCCAGAGGGCCTGGAGGAAAGAGCTCGGAAAGAAGGGGGAAGAGCACGTTCCACGATTTTTCAA GAAAGCCAAAGACTCCTGTGGACGGGACGTGTGGTTGACCAACAGAACTTACTGGAAGCTCCGGGAGAATCCAGGTTTTGCTAAAACTCAAAACATAACTCTGTGGTGA
- the osbpl7 gene encoding oxysterol-binding protein-related protein 7 isoform X4, with product MDSYGSSLNRSQSLASGLEKTSPTWKPSHSRSSSTVSSRHSRQIIKDWEVIDDLHGETHTGSENPQEVSTPGICEGYLLKRRKWPLKGWHKRYFVLEAGILRYSKNQQDVSRGRVQGSLDVSLAVMSINKKSNRIDLDAGDILYHMKAKSHELFYIWVTKLQAHRLFKKKEAAHGHSGFIHTLCLSAGGAQRNGDVVVHSAAASGALPSPNTAVNSKVSAWLQQSRDPDTCVQELNRCHLDLSELNRLILRLQALEAGQAFSNGELQRIISTQNLSLEKPKKPKSGKIWGHSRTLSRVEVLGMLSSSHLNSSPQLGASAPSIPEYVYSQLSPPTVASPEGKKIQQDICATSLRVLTSLKSVHETLSQERQKVQEVWESNIRQSNALVEVRSLPVIWILWHLFPMCFFFCSSLLLLLPPHQPAAVRRSSHGPPSVADSAAEYFDASDDIICGGSSEGSEESGLSDGSTTNSEPEEGHASATRKYRASISKTPNSVAPKSTGGRTTLPAHCPDNSHVGLMAILYNNIGKDLARVSMPAALNEPVNLLQRLCEELEYSELLDTANNTPDPYQRMVYIAAFAISGYSTATFRNHYKPFNPVLGETFECVREDRGFRLVCEQVCHHPPISACHADSDNFSFWQDQRWKNKFWGKSLEILPTGMVNVTLPRYGDHYEWNKVVTCIHNVLSQQRYLEHYGEVTIQNLKSNVCTCKITFVKSRYWGSDMNKNEVQGTVLDQSGSVIHRFGGLWHEGIVCDTLPTPNCVWKPNPQPKDHQLYYGFSSFAMELNELHPDLKPLLPPTDSRLRPDQRLLEEGQVDEADRKKDGIEEFQRAWRKELGKKGEEHVPRFFKKAKDSCGRDVWLTNRTYWKLRENPGFAKTQNITLW from the exons ATGGATTCTTACGGCTCCTCGCTGAACCGCAGCCAGTCGCTGGCGAGCGGCCTGGAGAAGACGTCGCCCACGTGGAAACCGTCCCACTCGcggagcagcagcactgtgtcGTCCCGTCACtccagacag ATAATCAAAGACTGGGAGGTGATTGACGACCTTcatggagaaactcacacaggaAGCGAGAACCCTCAGGAAGTGTCGACCCCGGGGATCTGTGAAGGGTATCTGCtcaagaggaggaagtggccACTGAAAGGTTGGcacaag CGATACTTTGTCTTGGAAGCCGGGATCCTGCGCTACTCCAAAAATCAACAAGAT GTCTCCAGGGGGCGGGTCCAGGGCTCTCTGGACGTGAGCCTGGCTGTAATGTCCATAAATAAGAAATCGAACCGTATTGACCTGGATGCAGGAGACATCCTCTATCACATGAAG GCAAAGAGCCATGAACTCTTCTACATCTGGGTGACCAAGCTCCAGGCCCATCGCCTGTTCAAGAAGAAGGAGGCGGCTCATGGTCACAGCGGCTTCATCCACACGCTGTGCCTCAGCGCCGGAGGAGCTCAGAGAAACGGAGACGTG GTGGTTCATTCAGCTGCAGCGTCCGGAGCTCTGCCGTCACCAAACACCGCCGTCAACAGCAAGGTCTCTGCCTGGCTGCAGCAGAGTCGAGACCCGGACACCTGCGTTCAAG AGCTCAACCGATGCCACTTGGACCTGTCGGAGCTAAACCGCCTAATCCTGAGGCTGCAGGCGCTGGAGGCCGGCCAGGCTTTCAGCAACGGAGAACTGCAGCGAATCATCAGCACACAG AATCTTTCTCTGGAGAAGCCGAAGAAGCCAAAGTCGGGGAAGATATGGGGCCACTCGCGCACGCTGTCCAGAGTGGAGGTCCTGGGAATG CTGTCCTCCAGTCACCTGAACAGCTCACCTCAACTCGGGGCATCGGCCCCCTCCATCCCAGAATACGTCTACTCTCAGCTGTCCCCTCCCACCGTCGCGTCGCCCGAGGGCAAGAAAATCCAGCAGGACATCTGTGCCACGTCGCTACGAG TGCTCACATCCCTGAAGTCAGTTCATGAGACTCTGTcccaggagagacagaaagtacAAGAAGTCTGGGAATCGAACATCCGCCAGTCGAACGCGTTAGTCGAGGTGAGATCTTTGCCCGTCATCTGGATTCTCTGGCACCTTTTCcccatgtgttttttcttttgttcatccctccttctcctccttcctcctcatcagcCTGCAGCGGTGAGGCGTTCCTCCCACGGACCTCCTTCGGTGGCAGATTCGGCGGCGGAGTACTTTGACGCCAGCGATGACATCATCTGCGGTGGTTCCTCTGAGGGGTCGGAGGAATCAGGACTCAGTGACGGGAGCACGACCAACTCGGAGCCCGAGGAGGGACACG CGTCGGCCACCAGAAAGTACCGCGCCAGCATTTCCAAGACTCCAAACAGCGTCGCTCCCAAGAGCACCGGAGGTCGAACCACGCTTCCTGCTCACTGTCCCGACAACAGCCACGTGGGCCTCATGGCCATTCTCTACAACAACATAG GTAAAGACCTGGCCCGGGTGTCCATGCCTGCTGCTCTCAATGAGCCCGTGAACCTGCTGCAGCGGCTGTGTGAGGAGCTGGAGTACAGCGAGCTGCTGGACACCGCCAACAACACGCCGGACCCCTACCAGAGGATG GTTTACATTGCGGCCTTTGCTATCTCCGGTTACTCCACTGCGACGTTCAGGAACCACTACAAACCCTTCAACCCGGTGCTGGGAGAGACCTTCGAGTGCGTCAGAGAGGACCGCGGCTTCCGCCTCGTCTGCGAGCAG GTCTGTCACCACCCCCCCATCTCCGCCTGCCACGCAGACTCAGACAACTTCTCTTTTTGGCAAG ACCAGCGATGGAAGAATAAATTCTGGGGGAAGTCTCTGGAGATTCTGCCGACCGGCATGGTGAACGTGACTCTTCCAAG ATACGGTGACCACTACGAGTGGAACAAGGTCGTGACCTGCATCCACAACGTGCTGAGTCAGCAGCGTTATCTGGAGCACTACGGCGAGGTCACCATCCAAAACCTCAAGAGCAACGTCTGCACTTGCAAGATAACGTTCGTCAAG TCTCGTTATTGGGGTTCAGACATGAATAAGAACGAGGTGCAGGGCACGGTGCTGGACCAGAGCGGGAGCGTCATCCACCGGTTCGGAGGGCTGTGGCATGAGGGCATCGTCTGCGACACTCTGCCGACGCCAAACTGTGTCTGGAAGCCAA ATCCCCAGCCGAAGGATCACCAGCTCTACTACGGCTTCTCCAGCTTCGCCATGGAGCTGAACGAGCTCCACCCGGACCTGAAGCCTCTGCTGCCTCCCACAGACAGCCGCCTGCGCCCGGACCAGAG GCTGCTGGAGGAGGGACAGGTGGACGAGGcggacagaaagaaagacggCATCGAGGAGTTCCAGAGGGCCTGGAGGAAAGAGCTCGGAAAGAAGGGGGAAGAGCACGTTCCACGATTTTTCAA GAAAGCCAAAGACTCCTGTGGACGGGACGTGTGGTTGACCAACAGAACTTACTGGAAGCTCCGGGAGAATCCAGGTTTTGCTAAAACTCAAAACATAACTCTGTGGTGA
- the osbpl7 gene encoding oxysterol-binding protein-related protein 7 isoform X1, which translates to MDSYGSSLNRSQSLASGLEKTSPTWKPSHSRSSSTVSSRHSRQIIKDWEVIDDLHGETHTGSENPQEVSTPGICEGYLLKRRKWPLKGWHKRYFVLEAGILRYSKNQQDVSRGRVQGSLDVSLAVMSINKKSNRIDLDAGDILYHMKAKSHELFYIWVTKLQAHRLFKKKEAAHGHSGFIHTLCLSAGGAQRNGDVVVHSAAASGALPSPNTAVNSKVSAWLQQSRDPDTCVQELNRCHLDLSELNRLILRLQALEAGQAFSNGELQRIISTQNLSLEKPKKPKSGKIWGHSRTLSRVEVLGMVRRPIRGISKSLSSSHLNSSPQLGASAPSIPEYVYSQLSPPTVASPEGKKIQQDICATSLRVLTSLKSVHETLSQERQKVQEVWESNIRQSNALVEVRSLPVIWILWHLFPMCFFFCSSLLLLLPPHQPAAVRRSSHGPPSVADSAAEYFDASDDIICGGSSEGSEESGLSDGSTTNSEPEEGHASATRKYRASISKTPNSVAPKSTGGRTTLPAHCPDNSHVGLMAILYNNIGKDLARVSMPAALNEPVNLLQRLCEELEYSELLDTANNTPDPYQRMVYIAAFAISGYSTATFRNHYKPFNPVLGETFECVREDRGFRLVCEQVCHHPPISACHADSDNFSFWQDQRWKNKFWGKSLEILPTGMVNVTLPRYGDHYEWNKVVTCIHNVLSQQRYLEHYGEVTIQNLKSNVCTCKITFVKSRYWGSDMNKNEVQGTVLDQSGSVIHRFGGLWHEGIVCDTLPTPNCVWKPNPQPKDHQLYYGFSSFAMELNELHPDLKPLLPPTDSRLRPDQRLLEEGQVDEADRKKDGIEEFQRAWRKELGKKGEEHVPRFFKKAKDSCGRDVWLTNRTYWKLRENPGFAKTQNITLW; encoded by the exons ATGGATTCTTACGGCTCCTCGCTGAACCGCAGCCAGTCGCTGGCGAGCGGCCTGGAGAAGACGTCGCCCACGTGGAAACCGTCCCACTCGcggagcagcagcactgtgtcGTCCCGTCACtccagacag ATAATCAAAGACTGGGAGGTGATTGACGACCTTcatggagaaactcacacaggaAGCGAGAACCCTCAGGAAGTGTCGACCCCGGGGATCTGTGAAGGGTATCTGCtcaagaggaggaagtggccACTGAAAGGTTGGcacaag CGATACTTTGTCTTGGAAGCCGGGATCCTGCGCTACTCCAAAAATCAACAAGAT GTCTCCAGGGGGCGGGTCCAGGGCTCTCTGGACGTGAGCCTGGCTGTAATGTCCATAAATAAGAAATCGAACCGTATTGACCTGGATGCAGGAGACATCCTCTATCACATGAAG GCAAAGAGCCATGAACTCTTCTACATCTGGGTGACCAAGCTCCAGGCCCATCGCCTGTTCAAGAAGAAGGAGGCGGCTCATGGTCACAGCGGCTTCATCCACACGCTGTGCCTCAGCGCCGGAGGAGCTCAGAGAAACGGAGACGTG GTGGTTCATTCAGCTGCAGCGTCCGGAGCTCTGCCGTCACCAAACACCGCCGTCAACAGCAAGGTCTCTGCCTGGCTGCAGCAGAGTCGAGACCCGGACACCTGCGTTCAAG AGCTCAACCGATGCCACTTGGACCTGTCGGAGCTAAACCGCCTAATCCTGAGGCTGCAGGCGCTGGAGGCCGGCCAGGCTTTCAGCAACGGAGAACTGCAGCGAATCATCAGCACACAG AATCTTTCTCTGGAGAAGCCGAAGAAGCCAAAGTCGGGGAAGATATGGGGCCACTCGCGCACGCTGTCCAGAGTGGAGGTCCTGGGAATGGTAAGACGG CCTATTCGAGGGATTTCCAAATCA CTGTCCTCCAGTCACCTGAACAGCTCACCTCAACTCGGGGCATCGGCCCCCTCCATCCCAGAATACGTCTACTCTCAGCTGTCCCCTCCCACCGTCGCGTCGCCCGAGGGCAAGAAAATCCAGCAGGACATCTGTGCCACGTCGCTACGAG TGCTCACATCCCTGAAGTCAGTTCATGAGACTCTGTcccaggagagacagaaagtacAAGAAGTCTGGGAATCGAACATCCGCCAGTCGAACGCGTTAGTCGAGGTGAGATCTTTGCCCGTCATCTGGATTCTCTGGCACCTTTTCcccatgtgttttttcttttgttcatccctccttctcctccttcctcctcatcagcCTGCAGCGGTGAGGCGTTCCTCCCACGGACCTCCTTCGGTGGCAGATTCGGCGGCGGAGTACTTTGACGCCAGCGATGACATCATCTGCGGTGGTTCCTCTGAGGGGTCGGAGGAATCAGGACTCAGTGACGGGAGCACGACCAACTCGGAGCCCGAGGAGGGACACG CGTCGGCCACCAGAAAGTACCGCGCCAGCATTTCCAAGACTCCAAACAGCGTCGCTCCCAAGAGCACCGGAGGTCGAACCACGCTTCCTGCTCACTGTCCCGACAACAGCCACGTGGGCCTCATGGCCATTCTCTACAACAACATAG GTAAAGACCTGGCCCGGGTGTCCATGCCTGCTGCTCTCAATGAGCCCGTGAACCTGCTGCAGCGGCTGTGTGAGGAGCTGGAGTACAGCGAGCTGCTGGACACCGCCAACAACACGCCGGACCCCTACCAGAGGATG GTTTACATTGCGGCCTTTGCTATCTCCGGTTACTCCACTGCGACGTTCAGGAACCACTACAAACCCTTCAACCCGGTGCTGGGAGAGACCTTCGAGTGCGTCAGAGAGGACCGCGGCTTCCGCCTCGTCTGCGAGCAG GTCTGTCACCACCCCCCCATCTCCGCCTGCCACGCAGACTCAGACAACTTCTCTTTTTGGCAAG ACCAGCGATGGAAGAATAAATTCTGGGGGAAGTCTCTGGAGATTCTGCCGACCGGCATGGTGAACGTGACTCTTCCAAG ATACGGTGACCACTACGAGTGGAACAAGGTCGTGACCTGCATCCACAACGTGCTGAGTCAGCAGCGTTATCTGGAGCACTACGGCGAGGTCACCATCCAAAACCTCAAGAGCAACGTCTGCACTTGCAAGATAACGTTCGTCAAG TCTCGTTATTGGGGTTCAGACATGAATAAGAACGAGGTGCAGGGCACGGTGCTGGACCAGAGCGGGAGCGTCATCCACCGGTTCGGAGGGCTGTGGCATGAGGGCATCGTCTGCGACACTCTGCCGACGCCAAACTGTGTCTGGAAGCCAA ATCCCCAGCCGAAGGATCACCAGCTCTACTACGGCTTCTCCAGCTTCGCCATGGAGCTGAACGAGCTCCACCCGGACCTGAAGCCTCTGCTGCCTCCCACAGACAGCCGCCTGCGCCCGGACCAGAG GCTGCTGGAGGAGGGACAGGTGGACGAGGcggacagaaagaaagacggCATCGAGGAGTTCCAGAGGGCCTGGAGGAAAGAGCTCGGAAAGAAGGGGGAAGAGCACGTTCCACGATTTTTCAA GAAAGCCAAAGACTCCTGTGGACGGGACGTGTGGTTGACCAACAGAACTTACTGGAAGCTCCGGGAGAATCCAGGTTTTGCTAAAACTCAAAACATAACTCTGTGGTGA